The Christiangramia salexigens genome includes the window GGCCGATGAAATTTGGCATGCTGGCGACATTGGAGACCTTAAGGTGACAGATCAATTAAATTCGGTAAAACCGGTAATTGGTGTATATGGCAATATAGATAATGCCGTAATAAGAAAAGAGTTTCCGTTACATCAGCGTTTTATGTGTGAAGATGTAGATGTATGGATAACTCATATTGGAGGCTATCCTGGTAAATATTCTCCGGCCATAAGAGAAGAGATCAGAAAGGATCCTCCCAAGCTTTTTATATGCGGACATTCGCACATCCTGAAGGTGATGAACGATAAAGCCTTAAACCTTTTACATATGAATCCAGGAGCTGCCGGGAAACATGGATTTCATAAAAAAAGGACTATGCTAAGGTTTAAGATTGAAGGTAAAGATATTCGTGACCTGGAGATCATAGAACTGGAATAAAAAAACCCGGAGCTTTCACTCCGGGTTTTTCACGCACTAATACTACTAAGATTATAGGCTTATCGTAATCGATCTACAGATTTTACGAGATCTTCGTCCCTTTTGACGGCCTTATTAGCCAGAACAAGAAAAACGATAGAAACAATGGGAAGGAACATCCCAATACCCTTCTCTGAAATATTCATTTCTCCAGGTAAACTTAGAGACCAATAAACAAACACTCCTAGTAAAAAAAAGTTCAATATTATATTTAGACGGCCCAGTACAAACTGAAGCTTTCTGTTTTTAAACATAAAGATACTTACCAAAGACATTGCTGCCGAAGCCATGAACATACCCAGCGCGATCAATTCATCCTGCGCATAGACAGATTCACCTGCTGAGTTATACCATAAGGGGAATAAAAATATTAATCCTGCACTTATAACAGCAGCCAATAATAAGTAAACTGTTTGAATTCTTTGAAGCATATTTTCGCTATTGCGGCCACAAAAATAAAAGATTCTTTTTAGAATTACAGTGTAAAAATTTAAAATAAAGTTGTATTATTGCAAGAACATTTCGTAACCCACTCAAGGTTGGTTACTTAAGTCTCCAAAACTTTTTGTTCTTCTTCGAGAAGTTTAAAATCAACCCAAACAAAAATTTTATTTTATCTCATTCATGTTTGAAATTTCAGAATTAAAAGCTAAAAAGCTTCCTGAACTTAAGGAAATTGCCCAAACTTTAAACGTTCCTAAGTACAAGACCCTAAAAAAACTTGATCTCGTATACCAAATACTAGACTATCAAGCTTCTAACCCTAATAAAGTAAAAGAAGTTCTTACTGAAGAGAATGAAGGGCAGGAACAAAAGAGATCTAAACCGGCAAAATCTGGTAAAATAGGAAGTGATAAAAAACCACAAAAATCTGAAGGTCCTTCTAAAAAACAGGAGCCAAAACCTCAGGTTAAGGAAAATAATAATCAGCCGGTCCAGAAAGACGAGCACAAAAAACCTCAGTCATCTAAAAATTCCAAAGACCGAAATCCTGCTAAAAAGGATAATCGCAACGATAACAGGAATGAAAATCGCAATGCTAACCGTAGCGATAACAGAAATGATAATCGTAACGACAACAGAAATGATAATCGTAGCGATAACCGACATGATAACAGGAATGACAATAAAAAACATAGTGGAAACAGAGATAGCAGAAATCGTTACCGCGAACCAGACTATGAGTTCGATGCTATAATTGAAAGTGAAGGCGTTCTGGATATCATGCAGGATAACTACGGTTTCCTAAGATCGTCTGACTATAATTACCTTACCTCTCCGGATGATATTTATGTTTCTCAATCACAGATAAGATTATTTGGATTAAAAACAGGAGATACGGTACAAGGGCAAATACGACCTCCAAAGGAAGGTGAAAAATATTTCCCATTAATCAAGATCAATAAGATTAACGGATTGGATCCACAGGTTGTAAGAGACCGTGTATCTTTTGAACATTTAACCCCATTGTTTCCTAAAGAGAAATTTAACCTTGCCGAAAAGCAGGCTACTATTTCAACAAGAGTAATGGATCTTTTTGCACCTATTGGTAAAGGTCAGCGTGGTATGATCGTATCACAGCCAAAGACTGGTAAGACCATGTTGCTTAAGGATATTGCAAATGCAGTTGCGGCTAACCACCCTGAAGTGTATCAGATCATCCTTTTAATAGATGAAAGACCTGAAGAAGTTACCGATATGCAGCGTAACGTTAAAGGTGAGGTTGTAGCCTCTACTTTTGACAAGGAAGCTCATGAACATGTACGCGTTGCGAACATTGTACTCGAAAAAGCAAAGCGACTTGTGGAATGTGGTCATGATGTGGTGATCCTTCTAGATTCCATTACAAGACTTGCCCGAGCATATAACACCGTGCAACCAGCAAGTGGTAAAGTATTGAGTGGTGGTGTAGATGCCAATGCTCTTCACAAACCAAAGAGATTCTTTGGTGCCGCAAGAAATATCGAAAATGGAGGTTCCCTTTCTATAATTGCAACTGCTCTTACAGAAACAGGCTCTAAAATGGATGAGGTGATCTTTGAGGAATTTAAAGGAACCGGTAACATGGAGCTTCAATTAGACAGAAGAATCTCGAACAGAAGAGTATTCCCTGCTATAGACCTTATATCTTCAAGCACACGTCGTGATGACCTTTTACTTGATGAAAACACTGTACAAAGAATGTGGGTTTTAAGAAAATACCTGGCAGATATGAATCCTATAGAAGCTATGGAGTTCATTAATGACCGTATAAAGCAAACCCGTAATAATGAAGAATTTTTAATCTCCATGAACGGTTAAACACTGTTAAACAACCCTACTTGGAAGGCCGGAAATATCAAATATTTCCGGCTTTTTTTTATTTAGAATATAGCCTTTCAAAGCGAGACACAGGTTTTGCTTCGACTGCGCTCAGCACAGGCTTCTCACCCTACACTCAACTTCTTATTTAAATTCAAACATAAAAAGAGCCTCATCTTTCGACAAGGCTTCTTAGAGCGGGAGACCGGGTTTGCTTCGACTGCGCTCAGCACAGGCTTCTCACCCTACACTCAACCTCTTATTTAAATTCAAACATAAAAAAAAGCCTCATCTTTCGACAAGGCTTCTTAGAGCGGGAGACCGGGTTCGAACCGGCGACATTCAGCTTGGAAGGCTGACGCTCTACCAACTGAGCTACTCCCGCCTTTCGGTGCAAATATACTTTGATTCTTTTTCAAGTACCAAAAATTTTTACAGCTTTTTTAAAAAATGATAGCCTCTCAAAATATAAGCCTCATTCATAAAAAACTTATGTGAAGCGAAATTTTCCACGTATGAATTGAGTTCCAGAGCTTCACAATTTTTGGATTGAGCATAAGCTTCTACAAATTTGAACAATTTCTTCCCCAAGCCCTGGCTCCTGTATGCCTGCTCAAGATAAATATGATCCAGCTCACATGACCTACCTGCATAATGCCGTGTCATAAACCACAATCCAAAGGTTCCAACAAGTTTTGAATCCAGAAAAACTCCAAAGCACTCGTAGTTCTGAGCATACATTTCTTCCAGTCTCGCCTTTAAAATACTCCTCTTGGCCGTAGACGAAGATAAGTTCTCAAGGTATGGAAGAATAGTATCAAGGTCTCGCTTTAAAATCTTGTTAAATGCAGGTTCCATCGTGCTTTTTTTCGCTAAAATAATCATATTTTTAGCTAAGACTACTATTAAGAAAACAAAGTAAATTATGGACTTCATGAAAAATAAACCTGGCAAGATCCAGGATATGATCGATATTAAATTATTAGAAAAAAGAAAAATTTATCTCTGGGGAGAGGTAAGCGATAAGTCTTCTAAATATGTTATAGACAGATTGGAGTATTTAGATCTTGTAGGTGACGAAGAGATCCAGCTGTTTATTAATAGTCCTGGTGGTTATGTTACAGATGGTTTTGCTATTTATGATACGATGATGGGACTTAAATCACCTGTTTCAACTATATGTACAGGGCTTGCAGCCTCCATGGGATCAATTTTACTTTCCGCAGGAAAGAAAGGCCGAAGATTTATTCAGCCTCACGCCAAGGTAATGATTCACCAGCCTAGCGGTGGAGCCAGAGGTCAGGCATCAAATATAGAGATTGCCGCAAATGAGATCCTAAAAACCAAACACTTAAGCGCAGAGATACTGGCTGAAAATTGCGGTCAAAGCGTAGACAAGGTTCTTAAAGATTTTAACCGGGACTATTGGATGGACGCAAATGAATCCTTGGAATATGGAATTGTAGACGGAATTTTTAAAAAATAATGATGGAGATAAAACACAAGGAAAACGATAATCGCGGAATGTTCTACATAGAAAATGATGTAGGCCTAATTGGCGAGTTAACCTATTTTAAAAAAGATGATATAATCACTATAGACCACACCGAAGTAAAAAGGGAATTAGAAAATCGTGGGATTGGTTCGGAACTTATAAGAAGAAGCGTGGAATTCGCACGGCACCATAAACTCAAAATAGACCCCCTATGCCCTTTTGCTGAGGTTCAGTTCGATAGGCATCAGTCATATCAGGATGTTAGAGCTACCTGAGCTTAAAAGATACTATTATCATACTAAATCAATGAGCTATGCGAAAAACGGGAAGCTATCTTTTGTTGATCTATGTTTTTCTGGTATTCGCATGTCAAGATAACAAGAGCACAACTTCAGATGAATCACAAAATGAACAATCTGAAGAAATTACATTGCTAACTACAGATTCCAGATTGAAAAATAGTTTGGAATCTGTAGATATTGACAGCCCTAAACTTAAGAATCCTGAAGCTGTTGCAAAATACTACGAGAAAAATGACCATCAGCCTATTTGGCGGAGCGAAAAGCTAAGGAATGAGTTATTCTCATATATCCAGAATATTGAATTTGAAGGCTTATTTTTCGAAGATTACCATGGAGAATATCTCAAAAAGATCTTACCCACGCTTTCTGAAAATTCTAATTCTGAGAATACAATTTTAGAACTTGTACTTACCGATTCCTTTTTACAGCTAGCCAAAGATCTGGGAACAGGAAAATTAAATCCTACAGAAATTTATAGCATTTGGGGAACTCCATTAAATGAAGTTAAGGCCGTAGAATTATTAGAACGAGCCATCTTAAAAGAAGATATCAGTTCCGTTTTAGATTCGGTTAAACCTCACCATATAGTTTACAACGGATTAAAAAAGTCACTTGCCGAATTTAAAAGGTCGGGAATCGAGGATGATTCAATTACCAAAATACCAACCGGTAAGCTGGTACGTCCGGGAGAAACTGAATACAGAATAGGCCTTGTTGCCAAAAGACTAAATGAACTAGGATATTATGATCTTGAGGGCAAGCCAATCCAGAATAGCTATGGCCAGGCACTTCAGGAAGCGGTTAGGAATTTTCAGCATGACCATGGACTCCAAACCGACGCATTAATTGGAAATTCTACGGTCACAAATCTTAATATGAACCGCAGTGATCGCTACCATCAGCTCTTAGTTAATCTCGAGAGATGGCGCTGGTATCCACGTGACTTAGGTGACCATTATATCATTATTAATGTACCTGACTACAGACTTAGTCTGATAAAGGGAAAAGACACCCTTAGATCCCATAAAACCATGGTGGGTACAGAGGCACGGAAAACTCCCGTCTTTTCAGATGAGATCGCTTATATTGTTTACAACCCTACCTGGACCATCCCTCCTACCATCAAAAAAAATGATGTTATACCAGGGGCTTCTAAAGATCTTAGTTATTTAAGTAAAAGAAATTTAAAGATCTATGATTCAAAAGGAAATACGGTAGATCCAGCCAGTGTGAACTGGTCTTCTCCTGCTGCAAGAAATTATACCTACCGCCAGCAGGCAGGTCCCTCCAATCCGCTTGGCACCGTTAAAATAATCTACCCCAATGAGTATATGATATATCTGCATGACACCCCCTCCAAAGAGCTGTTCAAAAAGAATGCAAGAGCACAAAGCTCGGGATGCGTGAGAGTTCAGGATGCTTTAGATCTTGCTAAATATTTACTGAGCGATCAGGAAAAATATGATGAAAAAAGAATAAATGATATAATTGTTTCAGGCAGAACCACAGAAATCCCTGTAAAACAAAAGGTTCGTGTTCATCATTTTTATTGGACTGCATTTATGCAGAACGATACCACTAAATTTATTGATGATATTTACAAACTTGACCAGAAACTCTGGAATCAATTAAAACCAGCGAATTAATTGATATAACTGGATTGCTCAAGATAATTCCTGTCATTCTTGTGAATGTAAACAACAGATTCACCTTTTATCTTGTTGATTAGATTTTTCGCGATCCTATTTGGAACAGCAGGACAACCATAACTTCTTCCTAACCTTCCGTATCTCTTTACAAATTCCGGTTCGGCGTAGTCGGCACCATGAATTACTACATATCGTTTACGGGCATTACTATTGAAGCCTTTTTCCATTCCATCTATAAAAAGGGAAAGTCCGTTTTTACCATAATAGGTTTCTCCGGTAATATAAAAGCCTAAAGAACTTTGATGAGAATTAACTTTATTAGAAAAGCTCTTAGCAAACTCAACTCCGGTCTTCTTCCCATGTGCTACGAAAGTATTGAATACGACGTTTTTAGTATCCATATTTAGTATCCACATTCTTTTCTCTGACGAGGAAAGATCAAAATCTATAATAGTAAGTAAAGGATTTGCAACCTTACCTGATTCGTCTAATTTTTCGTAACCTGCAATGGCTTTTTCAAATACCGTAAGAGCCGGCATCGTAGAATTATTAAGAGAAAAAACTTTATAAAGCTCTGCGGTTTTTTCTTCGAACGTCTTTTCTATTTTCTTTGTTACTTCAGATTTAATCTTAGTCTCTGAAGTTTTATTATCTAAACTCTTAGTACTACTAAATGCAAACGAAAAAATTAAAACTCCAACCACAACAAGGATCCTATACTTCATATATTATAATTTTTTATAAATTTCTCTTAATGAATTCCAAAAGTCCTGCCAACTTACGAAAATTGGATTTTAATTTGGAATATATTCATACTTTAACATTAAACAAGGCTAAATATTTAATTTTCAGATATATAAACAAATAAGAACACGCCTTTTGAAAACGGATAAATCATTTTAATATTTTACAAAGCTCAAAATTTAATTGTTAAATTTTTAACCATATGCGATTAGGAAAGAATCTTTTAAAACTGGTACTTGCCGCAGGCATCATAATTTTTGGCGTGGTCAAATACTGTTCTTCCAGTCAGGAAAACCCATATACAGGGGAAACCCAATATCTAGACCTGACCGCAGAGGAAGAAATCGCATTGGGAGCGCAGAGCACAGCCTACATTCTAAGAGACCATGGTGGCTTATATCCAAATGAGGCTGAACAACAAAAATTAAAGTCTGTAGGCAGCAAACTGGTAGAAAACAGTATAGCTTCGGCTGCCCCATATGAATTTAAGTTTTACCTACTGGCAGATGACAGCACGGTTAACGCCTTTGCATTACCTGGTGGACCGGTGTTTATTACGAAAGCTCTTTACAACAGACTTTCCAATGAAGATCAGCTAGCCGGAGTATTGGCTCATGAGATAGGTCATATTATTGGAAGACATTCTGCTGAACAGCTGGCAAAACAAGGCTTCACCAACACCATCCTAACCGGAGTAGCTGTAGGATCTGAAAGTCACGAAGTTACAAAAGCTGCTGCTGTGCTGGGAAATCTTGCCAACATGAAGTTTGGCAGAGGAGATGAATTAGAAAGCGATCATCTTGGAGTAAAAATAATGCTTCAGTCTGGCTATGATCCAAAAGCACTTATTGAGGTCATGAAAATATTAAAGGAGGCATCGGGTGGAAACAGTCCATCAGAATTTTTCAGCACCCATCCGGATCCGGACAACAGGATCGAAAAAATCCATGATGCCATCGAAAAATATCAATAGATTTAATCAAACATTATGACCTGTTGCTCAGGCCATGCGTATAATAGTTTTTATCTTTAAGGCCGAAATTAAAATAGCCAAATGAATAAGAAAGTTCTTTTAATGATATTGGATGGCTGGGGTATCACCCAGAATCCCGAAGTATCTGCAGTTGAAAAAGCCAACACCCCTTTTATGGATTCACTGCCAGAGAAATATGCACATGCGAGCCTTAGAACAGACGGAATGAACGTAGGCCTCCCGGAGGGGCAAATGGGTAATAGTGAAGTTGGTCATATGAATCTTGGTGCGGGTCGTGTGGTGTATCAGGATCTGGTAAAGATCAATATGGCTGTTGAAAAAGACACGCTCATAGATGAACCCGTTCTTGAGGAAGCATTTAGTTATGCCGTAAAGAAAAATAAGCCTATTCATTTTATGGGACTTTTGAGCGACGGTGGTGTTCATTCACATATAAATCACCTTAAAGGATTACTTACGGCAGCTGAAAAATTCGGAGTAAAAGAAAAGTATGTTCATGCTTTTACAGATGGACGCGATGTAGATCCACATTCTGGAAAAGGATTTATCGAGGATCTTCAAAAGCATCTTGAAAAGACCAATTCCAAACTTGCCTCTGTTATTGGAAGATACTACGCCATGGACAGGGATAAAAGATGGGAAAGGGTAAAACAAGCTTATGACCTTATCGTAAATGGACAAGGTAAAGCGACTCAAGATCCTGCATCGGCAATACAGGAAAGCTATGATGATAATATAAGTGATGAGTTTATAAAGCCAATCCTGGTTACCGATAAAAATGGTGAGCCTGTTGCAAAATTAGGCGAGAAGGAAGTTGTGATTTTCTTTAATTTCAGAACTGACCGTGGAAGGCAATTAACTCAGGCCTTGACTCAGGAAAATTTCCCTGAGTATGACATGAAGAAATTGGCTTTATATTACGTTACCATGACGAAATATGATGACAGCTTCGAGAATATAAATGTTATCTACAAAAAAGATAACATCAAAGCCACACTTGGTGAAGTGCTTGAACATCAAGGTAAAAAACAGATAAGAATTGCGGAAACCGAAAAGTATCCTCACGTGACGTTCTTCTTTTCCGGAGGTCGCGAAAAACCATTTCAGGGTGAAAGAAGGATCATGTGTAACTCCCCAAAGGTTGCTACCTACGATCTAAAGCCAGAAATGAGTGCATTCGAATTAAAGGATAAAATTATTCCGGAAATAAAGGAAAAATCAGCAGATTTTATCTGTCTTAATTTTGCAAATCCGGATATGGTAGGTCATACCGGAGATTTTGATGCCGCTGTTAAGGCTTGTGAAACTGTTGACACCTGTGCTAAGGAGGTGGCTGAAGCAGCCATGTCTAGAGATTATTCCGTTATTATAATTGCCGACCATGGAAACAGTGAAGTCATGATTAACCCGGATGGTAGTCCTAATACAGCTCACACCACTAATCCTGTGCCTTTAATACTAATGGATAAAGATATTCATTCCATTAAAGATGGTAAGTTAGGAAATATCGCTCCGACTATATTAAAGCTTATGGGCATTGAGCAACCAGATCTAATGACCGAAGATCCTTTAATCTAATATAACCTATGAACAAACTAATAATATTACTAGCCGTAATTACGTTAAGCTGTGCAAATACCAAAGATTCTTCAAACGATATTTCAGAACCAAAGCCGAAGCCAAGGGCTGAAAAACCGATTCAAAAGGATATTCTCTTAGGCGAGTTCCAAAAGGAAGAATTATTACAGGCTCCATTCAGCGATTGGTTTAAACCTCGTTATGAAAAATATACTCCAGATACTGATGCGATGAAGACCATCGCAGAAAACATTGGAGATTACGAGATCAAATTGCTTATGGGCACCTGGTGTGGAGATAGCAAACGGGAAGTACCAAAACTTCTAAAGTTACTGGATAAGTCTAATTATGACTATAGCGATCTCGAAATGATAGCTGTGGATTATGATAAAAAAACTCCTTCCAGTATTGAAGTGGAATTAGATGTTCATCATGTTCCAACCATCATTTTTATTAAGAATGGTGAAGAAGTGAACAGGTTCGTAGAATATTCTCAAGGGGAAAGTATCGAAGAAGATATCGCAAAAATTGTGGGAGGAAAAAAGTACAAAAATTCCTACGCAGACTAAGACTATATACAGAACAGAAAGTCTATTTAAAAAATTATAACTATTTTTACACTATGCCCAACTCTCTAACCATAGCCGTGGATTTTGATGGCACTATAGTAGAGAACAGATTTCCGGAAATTGGAAAACCTATATTATTCGCTTTTGAATCATTACGAAAGCTACAGGAAGAGGGTCATCGCCTTATTTTATGGACCTATCGTCACGGGCAACATCTTGAGGAAGCTGTAAAGTTCTGCAAGGATCACAACCTCGAATTTTACGCCATAAATAAAAGCTACCCGGAAGAAGATTTTGACGATACCATAAGCAGAAAAATCCTGGCCGATATTTTCATTGACGACCGTAATCTTGGTGGTCTTAAGGGCTGGGGAGAAATCTATCAATCATTAAGTAATAATAACAAACCGGTTAAAAAGAAAAGAAAGTCCGGATTATTTGGAAGATTCTAAGCTATGATAATAACTAAATCCAGAGAAGAAATTGAATTAATGCGTGAGAGTGCGCTTATCGTTTCAAAAACCTTGGGAATGTTGGC containing:
- a CDS encoding metallophosphoesterase family protein; its protein translation is MKRILLLSDTHSHMDDRILHYCEQADEIWHAGDIGDLKVTDQLNSVKPVIGVYGNIDNAVIRKEFPLHQRFMCEDVDVWITHIGGYPGKYSPAIREEIRKDPPKLFICGHSHILKVMNDKALNLLHMNPGAAGKHGFHKKRTMLRFKIEGKDIRDLEIIELE
- a CDS encoding DUF4293 domain-containing protein; this encodes MLQRIQTVYLLLAAVISAGLIFLFPLWYNSAGESVYAQDELIALGMFMASAAMSLVSIFMFKNRKLQFVLGRLNIILNFFLLGVFVYWSLSLPGEMNISEKGIGMFLPIVSIVFLVLANKAVKRDEDLVKSVDRLR
- the rho gene encoding transcription termination factor Rho; the encoded protein is MFEISELKAKKLPELKEIAQTLNVPKYKTLKKLDLVYQILDYQASNPNKVKEVLTEENEGQEQKRSKPAKSGKIGSDKKPQKSEGPSKKQEPKPQVKENNNQPVQKDEHKKPQSSKNSKDRNPAKKDNRNDNRNENRNANRSDNRNDNRNDNRNDNRSDNRHDNRNDNKKHSGNRDSRNRYREPDYEFDAIIESEGVLDIMQDNYGFLRSSDYNYLTSPDDIYVSQSQIRLFGLKTGDTVQGQIRPPKEGEKYFPLIKINKINGLDPQVVRDRVSFEHLTPLFPKEKFNLAEKQATISTRVMDLFAPIGKGQRGMIVSQPKTGKTMLLKDIANAVAANHPEVYQIILLIDERPEEVTDMQRNVKGEVVASTFDKEAHEHVRVANIVLEKAKRLVECGHDVVILLDSITRLARAYNTVQPASGKVLSGGVDANALHKPKRFFGAARNIENGGSLSIIATALTETGSKMDEVIFEEFKGTGNMELQLDRRISNRRVFPAIDLISSSTRRDDLLLDENTVQRMWVLRKYLADMNPIEAMEFINDRIKQTRNNEEFLISMNG
- a CDS encoding GNAT family N-acetyltransferase, giving the protein MIILAKKSTMEPAFNKILKRDLDTILPYLENLSSSTAKRSILKARLEEMYAQNYECFGVFLDSKLVGTFGLWFMTRHYAGRSCELDHIYLEQAYRSQGLGKKLFKFVEAYAQSKNCEALELNSYVENFASHKFFMNEAYILRGYHFLKKL
- a CDS encoding ClpP family protease, which produces MKNKPGKIQDMIDIKLLEKRKIYLWGEVSDKSSKYVIDRLEYLDLVGDEEIQLFINSPGGYVTDGFAIYDTMMGLKSPVSTICTGLAASMGSILLSAGKKGRRFIQPHAKVMIHQPSGGARGQASNIEIAANEILKTKHLSAEILAENCGQSVDKVLKDFNRDYWMDANESLEYGIVDGIFKK
- a CDS encoding GNAT family N-acetyltransferase; translated protein: MMEIKHKENDNRGMFYIENDVGLIGELTYFKKDDIITIDHTEVKRELENRGIGSELIRRSVEFARHHKLKIDPLCPFAEVQFDRHQSYQDVRAT
- a CDS encoding L,D-transpeptidase family protein; translation: MRKTGSYLLLIYVFLVFACQDNKSTTSDESQNEQSEEITLLTTDSRLKNSLESVDIDSPKLKNPEAVAKYYEKNDHQPIWRSEKLRNELFSYIQNIEFEGLFFEDYHGEYLKKILPTLSENSNSENTILELVLTDSFLQLAKDLGTGKLNPTEIYSIWGTPLNEVKAVELLERAILKEDISSVLDSVKPHHIVYNGLKKSLAEFKRSGIEDDSITKIPTGKLVRPGETEYRIGLVAKRLNELGYYDLEGKPIQNSYGQALQEAVRNFQHDHGLQTDALIGNSTVTNLNMNRSDRYHQLLVNLERWRWYPRDLGDHYIIINVPDYRLSLIKGKDTLRSHKTMVGTEARKTPVFSDEIAYIVYNPTWTIPPTIKKNDVIPGASKDLSYLSKRNLKIYDSKGNTVDPASVNWSSPAARNYTYRQQAGPSNPLGTVKIIYPNEYMIYLHDTPSKELFKKNARAQSSGCVRVQDALDLAKYLLSDQEKYDEKRINDIIVSGRTTEIPVKQKVRVHHFYWTAFMQNDTTKFIDDIYKLDQKLWNQLKPAN
- a CDS encoding murein L,D-transpeptidase catalytic domain family protein; the protein is MKYRILVVVGVLIFSFAFSSTKSLDNKTSETKIKSEVTKKIEKTFEEKTAELYKVFSLNNSTMPALTVFEKAIAGYEKLDESGKVANPLLTIIDFDLSSSEKRMWILNMDTKNVVFNTFVAHGKKTGVEFAKSFSNKVNSHQSSLGFYITGETYYGKNGLSLFIDGMEKGFNSNARKRYVVIHGADYAEPEFVKRYGRLGRSYGCPAVPNRIAKNLINKIKGESVVYIHKNDRNYLEQSSYIN
- a CDS encoding M48 family metalloprotease yields the protein MRLGKNLLKLVLAAGIIIFGVVKYCSSSQENPYTGETQYLDLTAEEEIALGAQSTAYILRDHGGLYPNEAEQQKLKSVGSKLVENSIASAAPYEFKFYLLADDSTVNAFALPGGPVFITKALYNRLSNEDQLAGVLAHEIGHIIGRHSAEQLAKQGFTNTILTGVAVGSESHEVTKAAAVLGNLANMKFGRGDELESDHLGVKIMLQSGYDPKALIEVMKILKEASGGNSPSEFFSTHPDPDNRIEKIHDAIEKYQ
- the gpmI gene encoding 2,3-bisphosphoglycerate-independent phosphoglycerate mutase, encoding MNKKVLLMILDGWGITQNPEVSAVEKANTPFMDSLPEKYAHASLRTDGMNVGLPEGQMGNSEVGHMNLGAGRVVYQDLVKINMAVEKDTLIDEPVLEEAFSYAVKKNKPIHFMGLLSDGGVHSHINHLKGLLTAAEKFGVKEKYVHAFTDGRDVDPHSGKGFIEDLQKHLEKTNSKLASVIGRYYAMDRDKRWERVKQAYDLIVNGQGKATQDPASAIQESYDDNISDEFIKPILVTDKNGEPVAKLGEKEVVIFFNFRTDRGRQLTQALTQENFPEYDMKKLALYYVTMTKYDDSFENINVIYKKDNIKATLGEVLEHQGKKQIRIAETEKYPHVTFFFSGGREKPFQGERRIMCNSPKVATYDLKPEMSAFELKDKIIPEIKEKSADFICLNFANPDMVGHTGDFDAAVKACETVDTCAKEVAEAAMSRDYSVIIIADHGNSEVMINPDGSPNTAHTTNPVPLILMDKDIHSIKDGKLGNIAPTILKLMGIEQPDLMTEDPLI
- a CDS encoding TlpA family protein disulfide reductase → MNKLIILLAVITLSCANTKDSSNDISEPKPKPRAEKPIQKDILLGEFQKEELLQAPFSDWFKPRYEKYTPDTDAMKTIAENIGDYEIKLLMGTWCGDSKREVPKLLKLLDKSNYDYSDLEMIAVDYDKKTPSSIEVELDVHHVPTIIFIKNGEEVNRFVEYSQGESIEEDIAKIVGGKKYKNSYAD
- a CDS encoding BT0820 family HAD-type phosphatase; its protein translation is MPNSLTIAVDFDGTIVENRFPEIGKPILFAFESLRKLQEEGHRLILWTYRHGQHLEEAVKFCKDHNLEFYAINKSYPEEDFDDTISRKILADIFIDDRNLGGLKGWGEIYQSLSNNNKPVKKKRKSGLFGRF